Genomic segment of Aulosira sp. FACHB-615:
CTTGTCAAGAGTGTTTGTCATCTTCCAAAGTTAAGAGACAATCCAGACTACTATTCGCAAAAGAAAACATTACCTGAGCTTAAGAAAACTCATCCTCATTATGGTGATATCTATTCACAAGTTTTGCAGGATGCGGTTAAGCGAGTTAAGATAAGTTTTGATAGATTTCTCAAAGGTGATAGTAATGGGAAAAGAAGTAGTAGACCACGTTTTAAACCTCGCAATAGATACCGCACTTTCACATATCCACAAATGAAAGATGGATGTTTGCAAGGTAATTTAATTGATTTACCAAAACTAGGTAAAATAAAAGTTATTTTGCATCGTCCATTACCTGACGGGTTCAAAATTAAAACTGCTTCTGTCACTAAAAAAGTAGATGGTTATTATTTAACTCTTAGCCTAGAAGATTCTACAGTTCCAGAAATCAAACCAGATATTAATCCAGAATCAATAACTGGTATTGACATGGGATTAAAAGAATTTTTGACAACTGCTGATGGTGAAACAGTGCCTATTCCTCAACATTACCGTAAGGCTCAAAAACGCCTGAGAGTTATCCAAAAACGTGTTTCACGACGAAAGAAGGGTAGTAATCGTAGAACAAAAGCAGTTAAGCAATTAGGTAAACAACATAAAAAAGTTGCTGACAAGCGCAGAGATTTTCACTTTAAAACTGCTAACAACTTACTGAAAAAATATGATGTAATTGCACATGAAGATTTAAACATCAAAGGACTTTCAAAGTCTAGATTTTCTAAGTCTGTATATGATGCTGGATGGGGCAGCTTTTTATCAATACTGATAAACAAAGCCGAAAATGCTGGTTTGTTGGTAATACCTGTTAAAGCATCTGGGACGAGTCAAGAATGTTCTAATTGTGGTGCGAAAGTACCTAAGAAATTACATGAAAGATGGCATAACTGTCCCCATTGTGGATGCAGTCTTGACCGTGACCATAATGCAGCAAAAAATATAAAAAATAGAGCCGAGGGGCATCCGGTTCTTAAAGCTCATCGAGTATCCGAAGCGATAGCTGGATTTGGTGAGAAGCCCACACAAAGCAGCTTGCTGAGGTGTGGGAGTATGTCACTTATTGAATATCCCCAGAAACAGGCCGCCCAGATATAACAATGAAACCAATAGAATCAAGCTGAAGCTCAGGCTGATAAATACTCTGAACAATAGCGGATTTTAAAAGTCTTTCTATTTTTACTTCTTCTGCTAGAGCATTATTCCAAGTTTGTGTATGCAGGTGTAGATTTAATTGCTCTACTCTATGAGTTAATTTCTGTTCTGCTACCTGAGCATAGTGTTGACATAGTTGAGTAAAGTCTTGACGTTGGCTAAGTAATATTTTAGAGGTGTCAGCCACTTGATAGCAAAGATTATGCCAATTATGGGGAGCAATAAAATTGTCAATAATCTCTAAACGCTCTTTAGCAAGATTATAATCTTGTCCTTGATGGGGATCTTTACCTTTTTGATATGGACGCTGTAAAATGCTTAAGAGTAATTCATCTTTAACATCAGATAATTCTTCAGAACGAGCATCAATAAAGATAGTGCTAATGAATGGTGGAAACAAGGCATCAACTTGACGTTTCAAAATATTGAAATGAAAATCACTAAGTTGATAATCTGTAAAGATTTGCTGGATTTTTTCGAGATTGCATTCAACTAAATAGTTGCACTGGAAACCAAACCATTCCATTCCTTGGTTGCTATCCCAGGATAAATCTTGTCGCCAGAGAGCAAAAGCTTGACCACGGTCATCCCATTTAACATAACTAGAGATTGTATCTACTAATTTTTCACCAATGCGAAAAAGTTTAACGCCAGGATTGATGTTAGCTATAGTGCGATTATAAGTGCCAAATTGATTGATATTGCTATTAGCGAAGTGAGTTGTCAATTCATTAACAGAAACTAAAGTGTATTTGCTGGCTTGATAATACTTCACATCTGCTAAAGTGGGATGATAAATTGATTTAAATTTTAAAATATCATTCATCCAGTCTTCGGTAGACCGTTTGATTTCTAAATAATGGCTATCGTAATTAACTAATTCTGTGAAATATGTATTAGCATCTTCTTGGAAGCTAATTTCATTGAAATCGTTTTCGGCATTGATTTTTAATTGTGCTTGAGCAATTTCTTTTTTGATGAAATCAACTTGTGTTAATAAACCATTAGCTCCTGATTGAAATAAAGTTTGCTCTAATATAGATAATTGCTGAATAAAATCGTAACTAGATATTGACTGGGTAAAAATTAAAAATCCATCTTTCAAAAGTTGATACCAAGCTGCATGAAGGCTATCTTCTAGATCAGCACCAACTAGCACAGTAAAATCAATATCTTTGGAGTGACCAATCCGGTCGAATCTTCCTATTCTTTGTTCTAGTTCATCAGGTATCCAAGGAAGGTCAAAATTAATTACCCAATCAACACATTGGAAGTTATGTCCTTGTTGTGCAGAAGAATCACCAATCAAAATAAAGCAATTAGGCTGGCTGTAAAATAGATTTAAATTTTTCTCATTTTCTCTCCAATTTTGTTCTGAGTGATGAATGGCAACACTGTCTACACCAAAAGTCTTGGATAGGACACGAGATATTTCGAGGCAAGTCTGACCAAAACCAGTAAATATTAAAATTTTAGGGAAAAAATCACCAGGAACAGGTCGATTAATTCGCTGCTTGATTCTTTCGCTTAGTTGTGGAATATTATGACGCAACGATTGTAAACCAAAAATTTCTGATAAGCGATAGAGAAGGATAATATTTAGAAGTTCAATTCGGTCTCCGTCTTCTGAGGGTTGACTAATAATTTGGCGCAAAGATATCAAAATCTCCTCTTCACCTTTAAATTTTGGAGTTGCCGTTAAGAGATTAATATCATCATGATTAAAATCTTTGATAAGCATTGGATGACGAATCCCGCTTTGACGTGCTGCAATTACTTGGTCTAAAACGCCTAACCATGTACCAGATGCCAAGAACAAAAGCCGAAAAATTCGTTGATAAGCTTCCTGGTTAGGAGCAATAGTACGCCATTTTTCAATGAGTTCATGAATCTCAGGCGATCTCTCATCTAAATCATATTCTTCTTTAGGCGTGAGATTACGACTCAATATTGCATCTTCTACGTCAGCCCTACGGTTACAAATTATTTGGCGATGTAATCGATATGTTTCACTAACGTAAATACAAATTTCTGGGATAATTTTTCTTTGAGCAGTCGAATCTGTCTGTAAACTGCTTTTCCATTCCTCTATTAGACTTGATAAATATTTATCTTGAGGAAATAAAGTTTGTAATTGCTCTAAATTATTTTGAATATTGGAATTGTTGAATTCATTCTTTAATGCAGAAATAATTTGAGCCAGAAGTTTATTATGATGAATTTTTAAATGAAAGCTTTCTAAATCATCCAGTTGATAATTTGTTGGTTCAAGCAGATGCAGCATTACTAGCAAATCTTGTTCATGCTGAAGAATCTGGCTGGCGGATAATAAAAGTAAGTGTTCGCTTCTATGAGCTAGATATTTATGAGTTTCAAAATTCTGATGGACTTTTGTATCTTTAGACTTAGCCATTGCTGCAATATGATGAGCCTCATCAACTATGAGTAAGCCAATATTAGTTGGAATATTGATTTTATTTACATCCTCAGATGCTAGTAATACTACTCTTTTAGGAAAGTGAGAAATATAAAACTTGTTCTCTAACTCACTTCTCCATTGTTGTAATAACTTTCCTGGCACCAGGATTAATACATTTTTTTTAGGTTCATCTAGGAGATACTGGCGCAAGATTACACCCGCTTCAATAGTTTTTCCCAGTCCGACTTCATCCGCTAAAATGTACCTTTGATTTGGCTGTGCTAATACACGCCAAATAGCTTCTACTTGATGGC
This window contains:
- the dpdE gene encoding protein DpdE, which translates into the protein MIKIGSLVQSSNNSLGIGKVIEISHSNIVVEYFCSIGQRWQKTLPLQSLSLVRLKPQTRCYVKLKDQDNWIIGKIFVWDEDIDKYQIDLPAKKSVITAEKEIYVRCNLEIKDPIETLAIKGHETPYLNERRLALVKCLVKQRAVSRGIPGLISSNIHLYRHQVEAIWRVLAQPNQRYILADEVGLGKTIEAGVILRQYLLDEPKKNVLILVPGKLLQQWRSELENKFYISHFPKRVVLLASEDVNKINIPTNIGLLIVDEAHHIAAMAKSKDTKVHQNFETHKYLAHRSEHLLLLSASQILQHEQDLLVMLHLLEPTNYQLDDLESFHLKIHHNKLLAQIISALKNEFNNSNIQNNLEQLQTLFPQDKYLSSLIEEWKSSLQTDSTAQRKIIPEICIYVSETYRLHRQIICNRRADVEDAILSRNLTPKEEYDLDERSPEIHELIEKWRTIAPNQEAYQRIFRLLFLASGTWLGVLDQVIAARQSGIRHPMLIKDFNHDDINLLTATPKFKGEEEILISLRQIISQPSEDGDRIELLNIILLYRLSEIFGLQSLRHNIPQLSERIKQRINRPVPGDFFPKILIFTGFGQTCLEISRVLSKTFGVDSVAIHHSEQNWRENEKNLNLFYSQPNCFILIGDSSAQQGHNFQCVDWVINFDLPWIPDELEQRIGRFDRIGHSKDIDFTVLVGADLEDSLHAAWYQLLKDGFLIFTQSISSYDFIQQLSILEQTLFQSGANGLLTQVDFIKKEIAQAQLKINAENDFNEISFQEDANTYFTELVNYDSHYLEIKRSTEDWMNDILKFKSIYHPTLADVKYYQASKYTLVSVNELTTHFANSNINQFGTYNRTIANINPGVKLFRIGEKLVDTISSYVKWDDRGQAFALWRQDLSWDSNQGMEWFGFQCNYLVECNLEKIQQIFTDYQLSDFHFNILKRQVDALFPPFISTIFIDARSEELSDVKDELLLSILQRPYQKGKDPHQGQDYNLAKERLEIIDNFIAPHNWHNLCYQVADTSKILLSQRQDFTQLCQHYAQVAEQKLTHRVEQLNLHLHTQTWNNALAEEVKIERLLKSAIVQSIYQPELQLDSIGFIVISGRPVSGDIQ